From Cognatishimia activa, one genomic window encodes:
- a CDS encoding enoyl-CoA hydratase/isomerase family protein, whose protein sequence is MSRVDLKIEGAIAHLLVSNPTKLNALTPDMLAQLIAHCDALDVNPDVRVVLISGDHPKAFCVGADIAAWAKLPPARFARSWVRGGHRIFDRLARLSKPTIAVLNGHAFGGGLELATACDIRVMAPKARIALPEAQVGVVPGWSGTQRLQRLIPEGIMKEMALFGRQLSAERAHQIGFVSEVADDPMSVALDMAASAAKLSPRATEISKNMIHAGAGEDSAAMIEAIGGGLIATSDDKSEGVDAFLEKRSPDFSGK, encoded by the coding sequence ATGAGCCGCGTTGATCTGAAAATCGAAGGCGCGATTGCACACCTTCTGGTCTCCAATCCGACCAAACTGAACGCATTGACGCCCGATATGCTAGCGCAGCTCATAGCACATTGCGATGCGTTGGATGTGAATCCGGATGTGCGCGTTGTGTTGATTTCGGGCGACCATCCAAAGGCATTCTGTGTTGGGGCAGATATCGCTGCCTGGGCCAAGTTACCTCCCGCGCGTTTTGCGCGCTCCTGGGTGCGGGGCGGTCATCGTATTTTTGATCGTCTCGCCCGCCTTTCCAAACCCACAATTGCCGTTTTGAACGGACATGCTTTTGGTGGCGGCTTGGAACTGGCCACCGCCTGCGACATTCGCGTGATGGCGCCAAAAGCCCGCATTGCCCTGCCCGAAGCGCAGGTTGGCGTGGTGCCCGGTTGGTCCGGCACGCAACGGCTGCAACGTCTGATCCCGGAAGGTATTATGAAGGAAATGGCGTTGTTTGGACGCCAGCTAAGTGCCGAACGTGCGCATCAGATTGGGTTTGTGTCCGAGGTGGCAGATGATCCGATGTCTGTCGCATTGGACATGGCCGCAAGCGCGGCGAAACTGTCTCCACGCGCGACCGAAATCAGCAAAAACATGATCCATGCCGGCGCCGGTGAAGACAGCGCCGCAATGATCGAAGCGATTGGTGGTGGCCTGATTGCCACCTCTGACGACAAATCCGAAGGCGTCGACGCCTTCTTGGAAAAACGCTCTCCAGATTTCTCGGGAAAATGA
- a CDS encoding ABC transporter substrate-binding protein: MRKTILKLSTALVIGGMSANVAAAGDVEVLHWWTSGGEASALNVLKQDLEGQGIGWNDMPVAGGGGESAMTVLRARVTAGNAPTAVQMLGFDILDWAGEGALADLNAVAEAEGWDAVVPEALQAFAKHDGKWVSAPVNVHSTNWVWANKSVLDANGIAVPTTWEEFEAALATLSAAGVTPIAHGGQAWQEATVFDAIAMSTGGPDFYKSAFIDLDEGALGSDTMVEAFRRMDVIRANVDENFSGRDWNLATAMVINGDAAFQLMGDWAKGEFINAGKVPGEDFLCFRFPGTADQVTFNADQFALFDQGGDVSSEQASLASAILSPSFQSAFNVVKGSAPARTDVSDEAFDACGKKAISDLATAAESGNLFGSMAHGHAAPASIKNALYDVVTAHFNGEFDAATAAEELVDAVAIAK, encoded by the coding sequence ATGCGTAAGACAATCCTGAAACTATCGACCGCTTTGGTCATTGGCGGCATGTCCGCAAACGTGGCAGCTGCCGGGGACGTTGAAGTTCTGCACTGGTGGACGTCTGGCGGTGAAGCTTCCGCTCTGAATGTGCTTAAGCAAGACCTGGAAGGTCAGGGCATCGGCTGGAATGACATGCCTGTCGCGGGCGGCGGTGGCGAAAGCGCCATGACCGTTCTGCGTGCCCGCGTCACAGCTGGCAACGCACCAACCGCGGTTCAAATGCTGGGTTTTGACATCCTGGATTGGGCCGGTGAAGGCGCTTTGGCTGACCTAAACGCTGTGGCCGAAGCCGAGGGCTGGGACGCGGTTGTTCCAGAAGCTCTGCAAGCCTTTGCCAAACACGATGGCAAGTGGGTTTCTGCGCCAGTGAACGTGCACTCCACAAACTGGGTCTGGGCCAACAAATCTGTTCTGGACGCCAATGGCATCGCTGTTCCGACCACTTGGGAAGAATTCGAAGCGGCGCTGGCGACCCTGTCTGCGGCTGGCGTGACACCAATCGCGCATGGCGGTCAGGCATGGCAGGAGGCCACCGTATTTGATGCCATCGCCATGTCCACCGGTGGTCCGGACTTCTACAAGTCTGCTTTCATCGATCTGGACGAAGGTGCCCTTGGGTCTGACACCATGGTTGAAGCCTTCCGTCGCATGGACGTGATCCGTGCAAACGTTGACGAAAACTTCTCTGGTCGTGATTGGAACCTGGCAACTGCCATGGTCATCAACGGCGACGCTGCGTTCCAGCTGATGGGCGATTGGGCGAAGGGCGAGTTCATCAACGCAGGCAAGGTTCCTGGTGAAGACTTTCTCTGCTTCCGTTTCCCTGGCACGGCGGATCAGGTGACCTTCAACGCGGACCAGTTTGCGCTGTTTGACCAAGGTGGCGATGTGTCATCTGAACAGGCATCTCTGGCGAGTGCGATCCTGTCGCCTTCCTTCCAGTCGGCATTCAACGTTGTGAAAGGCTCTGCGCCTGCGCGGACCGACGTAAGCGACGAAGCGTTTGACGCCTGCGGTAAGAAAGCAATTTCCGATCTGGCCACTGCGGCGGAATCCGGCAACCTGTTTGGCTCGATGGCCCATGGCCACGCAGCTCCTGCCAGCATCAAAAACGCGCTTTATGACGTTGTGACTGCTCACTTCAACGGTGAGTTTGATGCCGCAACTGCAGCGGAAGAGCTGGTCGACGCGGTTGCCATCGCAAAATGA
- a CDS encoding ABC transporter ATP-binding protein has product MGFLDINNATKSYGTVEVLHNVDIQVEEGEFLVLVGPSGCGKSTLLNMIAGLEDITTGEIAIKGTAMNGVHPSNRNIAMVFQSYALYPNMSVGQNITFGLEMHGVPKAERETAMAEVAKLLQIEPLLDRKPGQLSGGQRQRVAMGRALVRDPDVFLFDEPLSNLDAKLRVDMRTEIKKLHQKLGTTIVYVTHDQIEALTLSTRIAVMNGGYVQQLGTPKEIYDTPANLFVATFMGSPSMNLVSVKIVETDQGIAAETTNGHGKTILLPFLNASAELKSYAGQTVTLGVRPEALTDPGGADRDAANVVEFDSRVLVTEPAGSDTFVTTTLGGTECNARMRADVQVRPGDDVRFAINMDKAVVFDPKTEMRIS; this is encoded by the coding sequence ATGGGCTTTCTTGACATCAATAACGCCACCAAATCTTACGGAACCGTTGAGGTCCTGCACAATGTCGATATTCAGGTAGAGGAAGGGGAATTCCTCGTTCTGGTTGGCCCATCTGGCTGCGGAAAATCGACACTTCTGAACATGATCGCGGGCCTTGAAGACATCACCACCGGTGAGATTGCGATCAAAGGCACTGCCATGAACGGGGTGCACCCGTCCAATCGTAACATCGCCATGGTGTTCCAATCCTACGCGCTTTATCCGAACATGTCGGTTGGCCAGAACATCACATTTGGCCTGGAAATGCATGGCGTTCCGAAGGCAGAACGCGAGACGGCGATGGCCGAAGTGGCAAAACTGCTGCAAATTGAACCTCTGCTGGATCGCAAACCGGGCCAATTGTCCGGTGGTCAACGTCAACGTGTTGCCATGGGCCGCGCGCTGGTGCGGGATCCGGACGTGTTCCTGTTTGACGAACCACTGTCCAACCTCGATGCTAAGCTGCGCGTGGATATGCGCACAGAAATCAAAAAGCTGCACCAGAAACTGGGCACCACCATTGTCTATGTGACGCACGACCAAATCGAGGCGCTGACGCTCTCGACTCGGATTGCGGTCATGAACGGCGGTTATGTGCAGCAGCTAGGCACCCCGAAAGAGATCTATGACACGCCGGCAAACCTGTTTGTGGCAACCTTCATGGGCTCGCCATCTATGAACCTGGTGTCCGTCAAGATCGTTGAAACCGATCAGGGCATTGCTGCCGAGACCACAAACGGCCATGGCAAAACCATTCTGCTGCCGTTCCTGAACGCCTCTGCAGAATTGAAGTCTTATGCCGGTCAAACTGTCACTCTGGGCGTGCGCCCAGAAGCGCTGACCGATCCAGGTGGTGCTGATCGTGACGCAGCCAATGTCGTTGAGTTTGATAGCCGCGTTTTGGTAACCGAACCAGCTGGGTCCGACACCTTTGTGACCACGACGCTTGGCGGCACAGAATGCAACGCGCGGATGCGTGCAGACGTGCAGGTGCGTCCAGGAGACGATGTGCGGTTTGCCATCAATATGGACAAAGCTGTCGTTTTTGATCCGAAAACCGAGATGCGTATTTCCTAA
- a CDS encoding carbohydrate ABC transporter permease — MQITDPAVRRSAATKPDFRTRLQNWIPKLVLSPSLALIIVFVYGFIFFSVYLSFTDSRILPSYGWVGFENYDKLFRLRHWDIAVSNLVVFSSLYIIFCTVIGLLLAIFLDQKIRGESILRPIYLYPMALSFIVTGTAWKWFLDPGIGLEHTMHLWGWESFSFDWIKNRDFAIYTVVLAAVWQSSGFVMAMFLAGLRGIDNEMLKAAQMDGASNFQLYRRIIIPQLRPAFLSAFVILSHLAIKSYDLVVALTGGGPGRATEVPATFMYSYTFTRNQMGIGASSAVIMLLTIVAIMVPYLYSELREKK, encoded by the coding sequence ATGCAGATCACCGATCCTGCTGTCAGACGCTCGGCGGCAACAAAGCCCGATTTTCGAACCCGACTTCAAAACTGGATCCCGAAACTGGTGCTGTCACCGTCCTTGGCTCTGATTATCGTTTTTGTCTACGGGTTCATCTTTTTCTCGGTTTATCTTAGCTTCACCGACAGTCGCATCCTGCCAAGCTATGGTTGGGTGGGGTTTGAAAACTACGATAAGCTTTTCCGACTGCGCCATTGGGATATCGCGGTCAGTAATTTGGTCGTATTCTCAAGCCTTTACATTATTTTCTGTACCGTCATTGGTCTGCTGCTCGCGATCTTTTTGGACCAGAAAATTCGCGGCGAAAGTATCTTGCGCCCGATCTACCTCTATCCAATGGCGCTGAGTTTTATCGTGACCGGGACCGCGTGGAAGTGGTTCCTCGATCCGGGTATCGGCCTTGAGCACACCATGCATCTTTGGGGCTGGGAGAGTTTCAGCTTTGACTGGATTAAAAACCGAGACTTTGCGATTTACACAGTCGTATTGGCAGCTGTTTGGCAATCCTCGGGATTTGTGATGGCGATGTTCCTTGCAGGTCTGCGTGGCATCGACAATGAGATGCTGAAAGCGGCGCAGATGGATGGCGCCAGCAACTTCCAACTTTATCGCCGTATCATCATTCCACAGCTGCGCCCCGCCTTTCTGTCGGCCTTTGTGATCCTCAGCCACCTTGCGATTAAGTCTTATGACCTAGTGGTCGCATTGACCGGTGGCGGTCCTGGGCGTGCCACGGAAGTTCCGGCCACGTTCATGTATTCCTACACCTTTACCCGTAACCAAATGGGGATCGGTGCAAGCTCTGCTGTGATCATGCTGCTAACCATCGTCGCGATCATGGTGCCTTACCTTTACTCTGAATTGCGGGAGAAGAAATAA
- a CDS encoding acyl CoA:acetate/3-ketoacid CoA transferase — MSKIVSASEAVSRIEDGQVVSVSSSSGLGCPDLVLQALGERFDATGEPRNLTTLHPIAAGDMFGIKGIDHIAKDGLLSRVLAGSYPSGPSSKEMPEIWKMIVEDRIAAYNVPSGIMFDMHRDVAARRPGVLTKVGMETFADPIREGCAMNDKAAEAPIVFRQELAGETWLHFPNIVPNVAILRATTADEHGNLTYEHEGAYLGGLEQAIAARNHGGLVIAQVKRVTTHGSLNPHDVRVPGHLVDLIVIDPDQKQTTETQNDPAISGEIMRPLDGFSIPEMSVEKVLARRAALELNAGQTANLGFGISAQVPRILIEEGQAQAVTWAIEQGAVGGVPLTGFAFGCASNADAYVPSPQQFTYFQGGGFDVTFLSFLEVDVEGNVNVSKLGKKPYLTAGCGGFVDIVANAKKIVFSGYFEAGAKLDITEDGLTISQPGKFTKMVEQVEHVTFSGKRALELGQEVIYITERCAMRLTEQGLEAFEIMPGIDPARDIVAASHGRVQIAENATVMSMVLLQEAPMGLSL, encoded by the coding sequence ATGTCTAAAATTGTCTCTGCATCTGAAGCCGTGTCCCGGATTGAAGACGGGCAGGTTGTCTCTGTGTCCTCTTCTTCGGGATTGGGCTGCCCCGATCTAGTTCTGCAAGCCTTGGGGGAGCGGTTTGACGCAACGGGTGAACCCCGCAATCTGACCACGCTGCACCCGATTGCCGCAGGGGACATGTTTGGCATCAAAGGTATTGACCATATTGCCAAAGACGGCCTGCTAAGCCGCGTGTTGGCGGGTAGCTACCCTTCGGGCCCATCCTCCAAGGAAATGCCTGAAATCTGGAAGATGATCGTGGAGGACCGGATTGCGGCCTACAATGTGCCGTCCGGCATTATGTTTGACATGCACCGTGACGTCGCTGCACGCCGCCCGGGTGTGTTGACCAAAGTGGGCATGGAAACTTTTGCGGACCCGATCCGCGAAGGTTGCGCTATGAACGACAAAGCGGCGGAAGCGCCAATTGTGTTCCGTCAGGAGCTTGCAGGCGAAACCTGGCTGCATTTCCCCAACATCGTTCCAAATGTGGCCATCCTTCGGGCGACCACCGCAGATGAACACGGCAACCTGACGTATGAACACGAGGGTGCGTATCTTGGCGGACTGGAACAGGCCATCGCTGCACGTAATCATGGTGGTCTGGTGATTGCACAGGTCAAACGTGTCACCACTCATGGAAGTCTGAACCCACATGACGTGCGTGTGCCGGGCCATCTGGTGGATTTGATTGTGATCGATCCCGACCAAAAACAGACCACAGAAACACAAAATGATCCCGCGATTTCAGGTGAGATCATGCGCCCGCTTGATGGATTTTCCATCCCGGAGATGTCTGTCGAAAAAGTTCTAGCGCGCCGCGCTGCGCTGGAACTCAATGCAGGCCAGACGGCCAATCTGGGTTTTGGCATCTCAGCGCAAGTGCCACGTATTCTGATCGAAGAGGGGCAGGCGCAGGCGGTGACCTGGGCCATTGAACAAGGCGCCGTGGGCGGTGTCCCATTGACAGGGTTTGCCTTTGGCTGCGCGTCCAATGCAGATGCCTATGTACCATCACCTCAGCAGTTCACCTATTTTCAGGGTGGAGGCTTTGACGTCACCTTCCTGTCCTTCCTCGAGGTGGATGTCGAAGGCAATGTGAATGTTTCCAAGCTTGGTAAAAAACCTTACCTGACAGCCGGTTGCGGTGGCTTTGTCGATATTGTCGCCAATGCAAAGAAAATCGTTTTCTCTGGCTATTTCGAAGCTGGTGCAAAACTGGATATCACCGAAGATGGTCTGACGATTAGCCAGCCAGGCAAGTTCACCAAGATGGTAGAGCAAGTCGAGCATGTCACCTTCTCTGGTAAACGTGCTCTGGAGCTGGGGCAGGAGGTGATCTACATCACCGAACGCTGTGCGATGCGCTTGACGGAACAAGGATTGGAAGCCTTTGAAATCATGCCTGGAATTGATCCGGCGCGGGATATCGTTGCCGCATCCCACGGCCGTGTTCAGATCGCGGAAAACGCGACAGTGATGTCCATGGTGTTATTGCAGGAGGCCCCGATGGGGCTGTCGCTATGA
- a CDS encoding aldehyde dehydrogenase family protein, with translation MTAHDYTLIAASQSPDDALNEVRHLVNGAWIDSADGATFERLSPAHGTLVSRIALGGAPETEAAVAAARKAFDERVWSTMSGKDRATVLLKVADLIDANSARIARLEVLESGKPISQAGAEIMGAADLWRYAAALARTLHGDSHNTLGSDMLGVVLKEPIGVVSIICPWNFPFLIVSQKLPFALAAGCTCVVKPSELTPSTTAILGELLIEAGIPAGVVNIVQGFGDPVGSIMTTHEAVDMVSFTGSTAVGKAIEKATADTLKKVSSELGGKNPQVLFPDADLDSAIDAIVFGIYFNAGECCNSGSRIIVHEDIAEEVTRRVVELSRKVPFGDPLHPDTKVGAIIHQGHFDKISSYVEDAVAAGAKVEIGGAALSVDGMDGAFFAPTVVSNLTPDMPIAREEVFGPVLSVLTFKTMDQALDLANGASYGLSAGVWSENIHTCLEFSRRVQAGTVWTNTWMDGFPEMPFGGVKESGQGRELGRYGLEEFLEVKTVQMRIGRTRANWI, from the coding sequence ATGACTGCTCACGATTACACCCTTATTGCCGCCAGCCAGTCGCCAGATGATGCGCTGAATGAAGTGCGCCATTTGGTTAATGGCGCTTGGATCGACAGCGCAGACGGGGCGACCTTTGAGCGCCTGTCTCCAGCGCACGGCACTCTGGTGTCTCGGATTGCACTTGGCGGCGCGCCTGAAACGGAAGCCGCCGTTGCAGCTGCGCGCAAAGCTTTCGACGAGCGCGTCTGGTCAACCATGTCCGGCAAAGATCGCGCGACAGTTCTGCTGAAGGTCGCTGATCTGATTGACGCAAACAGCGCGCGTATTGCGCGGCTTGAAGTCTTGGAAAGCGGCAAGCCGATTTCCCAAGCAGGAGCCGAGATCATGGGGGCGGCCGACCTCTGGCGTTATGCCGCTGCATTGGCCCGCACCCTGCATGGGGACAGCCACAATACGCTGGGCAGCGACATGCTGGGCGTCGTGTTGAAAGAGCCGATTGGCGTTGTTTCAATTATCTGCCCTTGGAACTTCCCGTTTCTGATCGTCAGCCAGAAGTTGCCTTTTGCCCTGGCGGCAGGGTGCACCTGCGTGGTGAAACCATCAGAACTGACTCCTTCAACAACCGCCATCTTGGGCGAGCTGCTGATCGAGGCCGGCATCCCTGCCGGCGTAGTGAATATCGTCCAAGGGTTCGGCGATCCGGTGGGCAGTATCATGACTACACATGAAGCCGTCGATATGGTCAGCTTCACTGGCTCAACGGCCGTTGGTAAAGCCATTGAAAAAGCCACCGCGGATACTTTGAAAAAAGTATCCTCCGAACTGGGTGGCAAGAACCCTCAGGTTCTTTTCCCGGATGCTGATCTGGACAGCGCGATCGACGCGATTGTGTTTGGCATCTACTTCAACGCGGGCGAATGCTGTAATTCTGGATCTCGTATCATCGTGCATGAAGACATCGCAGAAGAGGTCACACGTCGCGTTGTAGAGTTGAGCCGCAAAGTGCCGTTTGGTGATCCACTGCACCCCGATACCAAGGTCGGGGCGATCATTCACCAAGGTCATTTCGACAAGATCAGCAGCTATGTTGAAGATGCCGTTGCCGCTGGCGCGAAGGTTGAAATTGGCGGCGCTGCGCTATCTGTTGATGGCATGGATGGCGCATTCTTTGCGCCGACCGTGGTCAGCAACCTTACACCGGATATGCCCATCGCCCGCGAAGAAGTCTTTGGCCCGGTTCTGTCGGTTCTGACCTTCAAAACCATGGATCAGGCGCTCGATCTGGCGAATGGTGCTTCTTACGGTCTGTCCGCAGGGGTTTGGAGCGAAAATATCCATACTTGTCTGGAGTTTAGCCGCCGTGTTCAGGCTGGCACCGTTTGGACCAACACCTGGATGGATGGCTTTCCCGAAATGCCGTTTGGCGGCGTGAAAGAAAGCGGTCAAGGCCGCGAGTTGGGGCGCTACGGACTGGAAGAGTTTCTTGAAGTGAAGACCGTGCAAATGCGGATTGGCCGCACGCGCGCAAACTGGATTTGA
- a CDS encoding FAD-dependent oxidoreductase, which translates to MTQSADIVIIGSGMGGATIASALAPSGRRIVILERGEALADTPAARDDIAIFRDGVFRPEETWLDGNNRPFNPGNYYVVGGNSKFYGAVLLRYRAEDFQEMQHLEGVSPAWPMSYEDLEPWYQKAEELFEVSGDASQDPSEPQHSGSYPHAPIADEASISDVRRYLKRAGVTPSSLPLGIDVDAWSNRAATPWDAYPDTTGAKHDAQTISLTKAMQSANVTLETGCLVQGLETGQDGRISKVIFVQGGVAKSVAPQQVILAAGAVNTAALLLKSANENHPTGLANRSDMVGRNFMNHNCTAVMAIHPFRRNTSIYQKTLQFNDFYLSGGPQDAPLGNVQLLGKISGNILAAQSGLPLWMANQIARHSVDWYVMSEDLPQFDSRVTVTKGQIKLDWKRTNWRTHEALVKRAKTVFRKAGYPLVLSRAFDRRTPSHQCGTARFGVDPMQSVLDLHCRAHDHPNLYVMDASFLPTSAAVNPALTIAAQALRVGDHINQERKAA; encoded by the coding sequence ATGACGCAATCCGCGGATATCGTGATCATCGGCTCAGGGATGGGTGGCGCGACCATTGCGTCAGCGCTCGCTCCTTCCGGTCGCCGGATCGTTATCCTCGAGCGCGGCGAGGCCCTTGCGGATACGCCCGCAGCGCGGGATGATATCGCGATTTTCCGTGACGGGGTTTTCCGCCCTGAAGAAACCTGGCTGGATGGAAACAACCGGCCATTTAATCCCGGCAACTACTATGTTGTGGGTGGGAATTCTAAATTTTATGGCGCTGTGCTGCTGCGCTATCGCGCTGAAGATTTTCAAGAGATGCAGCACCTAGAAGGTGTCTCTCCTGCCTGGCCGATGTCCTATGAAGACTTGGAGCCTTGGTATCAGAAAGCTGAAGAGCTGTTTGAGGTGTCAGGTGATGCGTCGCAAGATCCCTCCGAGCCTCAGCATTCCGGATCATACCCCCATGCACCGATCGCCGATGAGGCCAGCATCTCCGATGTGCGCCGATACCTTAAGCGCGCTGGAGTGACCCCATCGTCGCTGCCTTTGGGTATAGATGTCGACGCTTGGTCCAATCGCGCGGCGACTCCTTGGGATGCCTATCCAGACACCACCGGCGCCAAACATGATGCACAGACGATTTCCCTGACGAAAGCAATGCAAAGCGCAAATGTAACCTTGGAAACAGGGTGTCTGGTGCAAGGTTTGGAAACCGGTCAGGATGGCCGCATTTCCAAAGTGATCTTTGTGCAGGGCGGCGTTGCGAAATCTGTAGCGCCTCAACAGGTTATCCTTGCGGCGGGTGCTGTGAATACCGCGGCCTTGCTTTTGAAATCCGCCAATGAAAACCACCCGACGGGATTGGCCAACCGGTCGGACATGGTCGGGCGCAATTTCATGAATCACAATTGCACGGCCGTCATGGCGATCCACCCGTTTCGGCGTAACACATCCATCTACCAAAAGACGCTGCAATTCAATGATTTCTACCTGTCTGGCGGCCCGCAGGATGCCCCTTTGGGCAACGTGCAGCTGCTGGGAAAGATTTCTGGAAACATCTTAGCAGCGCAATCTGGCTTACCGCTTTGGATGGCCAACCAAATCGCGCGCCACTCGGTGGATTGGTACGTCATGAGCGAGGATCTTCCACAGTTTGACAGCCGCGTCACCGTGACCAAAGGGCAGATCAAACTGGATTGGAAACGCACCAATTGGCGCACGCATGAGGCGCTGGTGAAACGTGCCAAAACTGTCTTCCGCAAAGCAGGCTATCCATTAGTTTTGTCACGTGCCTTTGATCGCCGCACCCCGTCGCACCAATGTGGGACCGCCCGCTTCGGGGTCGATCCAATGCAGTCTGTGCTCGACTTGCATTGCCGCGCACATGATCATCCAAATCTCTATGTTATGGATGCCAGCTTTTTGCCGACATCAGCGGCGGTGAACCCCGCACTGACCATCGCAGCACAGGCGTTGCGCGTCGGCGACCATATCAATCAAGAACGAAAGGCTGCTTAG
- a CDS encoding carbohydrate ABC transporter permease, which yields MAVASSDTAIRTGRITRTFLYLVLLLFALFYLLPFGVMVVNSVKPLSEITGGNMMALPKVWTFEPWREAWATAQIGVEPTGLRPYFWNSIKMVVPAVAISTILGALNGYVLTKWRFKYDTMIFGFMLFACFIPFQIVLIPMARVLGLTGMAGSTPGLVFVHVIFGLGFTTLYFKNYYQVFPTELIRAAQIDGAGFFRIFQRILLPSSGPIIVVSVIWQFTNIWNDFLFGASFADLDSQPMTVALNNLVNSSHGVKQYNVHFAGAILAALPTLLVYIVAGRYFVRGLMAGSVKG from the coding sequence ATGGCTGTCGCAAGCTCTGATACTGCGATCCGCACTGGACGCATCACCCGCACCTTCCTCTATCTTGTCCTGCTGCTTTTTGCGCTGTTCTATCTGTTGCCCTTCGGCGTGATGGTGGTGAACTCGGTCAAACCGCTGTCTGAAATCACCGGCGGCAATATGATGGCATTGCCAAAAGTTTGGACCTTTGAACCCTGGCGCGAAGCCTGGGCCACAGCCCAGATCGGCGTTGAGCCAACCGGACTGCGCCCTTACTTCTGGAACTCCATCAAGATGGTTGTGCCAGCGGTTGCGATCTCGACCATTCTGGGGGCGCTGAACGGCTATGTTCTAACCAAATGGCGGTTCAAATATGACACGATGATCTTCGGCTTCATGCTGTTTGCCTGCTTCATTCCGTTCCAGATCGTTCTGATCCCTATGGCACGCGTTCTGGGCCTGACTGGCATGGCGGGTTCCACCCCGGGTCTGGTTTTTGTGCACGTCATCTTTGGTCTTGGCTTCACCACGCTCTACTTCAAGAACTACTATCAAGTTTTCCCAACTGAGCTGATCCGAGCGGCGCAGATTGATGGCGCTGGCTTCTTCCGCATCTTCCAGCGCATCTTGCTGCCAAGTTCCGGACCAATCATCGTTGTGAGCGTCATTTGGCAGTTCACAAACATCTGGAATGACTTCTTGTTTGGTGCATCCTTTGCCGATTTGGACAGTCAACCCATGACGGTCGCGCTGAACAACTTGGTGAATTCCTCGCACGGGGTGAAGCAATACAACGTCCACTTTGCCGGGGCCATTCTCGCGGCGCTGCCAACCTTGCTCGTCTACATCGTCGCCGGTCGATACTTCGTCCGTGGTCTGATGGCTGGATCGGTCAAGGGTTAA